TAACGTGCCTATAAGAGGAGGTAGGAGACGTTGGAGAAGCTCGATTTATCAAACGTACCGCTTAGGCCTACTTCGAAGAGAGAGATCAAGCTTCTTGAGACAGCACTCATAGTAGGAACGCTCTATCGCCCAGACATAATGGAACTGATAAAGGACCCATTAGAGAAGGCTACGTGGCTAGACAGCCTTGCTGTAGCTGCTGCAGCGCTAGCAAGGGAGAAAGCTGGCTACACCGTGAGCCAGATCGCAGAGGAGCTGGGCCGCAGCGAGACTACAATACGTGCACACTTAAGCGGCAAAACAAAGGCCGGCAAAATTGTCCGCGAAACTTACGAGAAGATTGCAAGAGGCGAACTAGAGCTAACTATACCATTCATATCCAGCGAGGCCCAGGAGCTACGCGAAGAGCTAGAAAGACTTAGACACGAGAATGAGAAACTTAAGCGCGAGATAGAAAAGTGCCAAGATGTCGAGGCTGTTAGGAAGCAGTTAGAGGAGATACGACAAGAAATAGAGAAGTTAGAGGCTGAAAAGAGAGAGCTAGAGACACGCCTAGAGGAGTGCAGCGAGAAGACCAGGCTGCTCGATGAAGTTCGCAAGATAGTCTGTAGCTCCGAGTAACTAGCAGCTCCCCATCTATATGCACAGCCATACTTTGTCTAGAGGGATCGGAGTTGCCGTGTCCCTGGTTTCGTGGAGGACTCTGCACTTCACCCAAACTATCAAGACCATCATCTGCCGTTACATCGCCTACAAGGTGCCAGGGTAACGAGGCAGAGTATGTTGCATGCCAGTTCTACGTAGAGCCCGACAGCGGGAGTAAACGACGTTCACCACTAGAATCTGGAGTAAAGCCCGCAATAGCTCAGCAGCTAAGGCCTTATCCACCCATACATCTGCTTCACTCTAAACCACGTTCACGCTGCCCGTTCATAAAGATCTACGACTATAGCGGTGGATACCTAGCCCAGTGCCAAGTGTTAGGCAGACTACTTACTAGAAGCGAAGCAGAGACATGTGAGAAGTACTGGTCCTCCTGCCCCTTCTACCGAATGGGACTACACCAGAGAAGTGCAGAAGAGGCCTAAGCTGCTATGTTTGCTACTGGAGGCAGAGGGAACCCCGCCACACCAACACCAGCCGCACCACCTACCATTGCAAGAAGGTAATCTGCAAGCTTTTCCACATCAGCCCTAACCGAGGGAAGATACACTTCAACATTATTCACAAACACTATTGGTTCAAAGGAGTCCTCTATATCGAGTGCTGGTATTGTAACCTCTGTATAGTCTACCGGTATGCCAAGCTCTCTTAGAAGCTCGGCTACAGCTCTCGCGTTCTCGCGTACGCCATGACTTATCGGGCCGTATCCGTGTATGACCGTTATTTCGAGCAGAGGCTGCATAGCTAGCCCCATATCTGCCGGGTATAGCGCTACTGTGAGGCTGGTTAGCCTACAGACGAAATAATACGCTATTTAGCAACTAGCTTATTATAGCTGTGATACCCGATATAAGCCGTCACTGCCTGCTAAACCGATACACTGGGGGACCAATAGCAATGCAGGATGCCCAGAAGCTCACCGTGGATAAGAGGATGCTAAAACAGATAATAAAGGAGCTCAAGAAGTGGAAGGCACCAGCCACTGTACTTCTGAGCCTCTACATACCGCCAGGGAGGCCAATAAGCGACGTAGCTAGCCTCCTTCGCACAGAGTATTCAATAACAGACAACATTAAGCTGAAGAGGACCCGCGACGCCGTACAGCGTGCACTTTCAGCCGCCATGGATCGACTGAGCCGTATACAGAAGCTTCCACCCAACGGCCTCGTACTATTCTGTGGCGAGGACATGGAAACGCGAGACTTCATCTGCCTAATGTTCTCACCACCAGAACCAGTACCAGTATTCTTCTACCGTACAGACAAGTGGTTCCATACAGAATTTCTCGAAGAGATGGTAGAGCACGAGGAGACGTTCGGGCTAGTAATCGTCGAGAGGGACCAAGCCACTATAGGCTTGCTAAAGGGCAGCAGGATACAAGTACTAGAAGAGATGGAGGGTTACGTGCCAGGCAAACACCATAAGGGCGGCCAGAGCCAGAGACGTTTCGACCGCCAAATAGAGCAGTTCGTCAAGGGCTTCTACCGTGAAGTAGCAGAAGCTATGAATAAGCACTTTCTACCACTCATACAGAAGAACGTGCTGAAAGCCATAATAATTGGCGGGCCTGGCTATGCTAAGCAAGACTTCCTCGAAGAGGCAAAGGACTTCCTAGACTACCGCGTAAGACAGAAGATAGCCAAGGAGACTATCGACGTAGCATATCAGGGCGAGGCCGGTCTCCGCGAGTTAGTCATAAAGGCCTCTGATGTAATAACTAAGAACAAGTATGCAGAGCTTGTAAAAGCTATTGAAGAGTTTAAGCTGCACCTAGCTAAGGATGACGGGCTAGCCGTCTATGGTGACAAGATGGTGAAGCAAGCCCTACAGATGGGTGCTTTAAAGTTCATAATTCTCGATGAGAACAGGGATGACGCAGATGCGCTAGCCGATGAAGCCAAGAAGTATAGTACACAAGTATACTTCCTTAGCGGCGATATACCTGAAGCAGAGTGGATACGAAAAACCTTCAAGGGTCTTGTAGGTGTGCTCCGTTTCAGACTCACTTAAACCCAGGCATCGTTACATCTCCTCATAGAGGATTAGGCCGGAAAAGCCATTCATAACCGATAGCCTGGGGAAGGGAAGGGGCGCTTGTTTTGGGTCGCCGTATACCACCACAACTATGCGCCCGGTGTAAGGGCTACAAGAAGCTCTGTGGTCTATCTACCTGCCCAATCCTAGAGAAGTTTAGACTCCAAGCAGCAGCGGTATCGAGGTTGCAAAGAGGTCGCGAGGTCGAGGGTGCTACCCCGCCTAGCATAGTTGTGGGTGAGGCTGGGTACCCGCGGGTCCCAATACTATTCAACATCCCTCCGGAGACCTACGGAGAAGATGCCCATCTCTACGATGCTCCTGAGGTATGGAGGGAGACTCGGCCCAGTCTAAGAGAGCTGCTTAGGCTACGCTCAGGTCTAGTAGCTTCTCTTACAAGGCTCGATGCACGGAACCCCTGGAGGCTCTATGAGAAAGAGTTCTCCCTTGCAGCTGTATCGGAGAGAGCCGTAGAGAGCCGGGCCGTACTCGCCAAGCCTCCGCTGCCGAGTCTCCGGTTCGACGGCATCCTAGCACCTCAAGGGCCCACCGCTCCGGCAGAGAGAATAGACGTGGAGGGCTCACCAAAACCCCCTAGGAGACTCGAGAAGCTCATATGGGACGATGCAAAGAGTAGCGACGCAATAATAGAACTCTACCAGAGTGGTCTAGACATATATTTACTTATTAGGGCGTTATCTCTGGGACTACTGGGTAGGCTCCGGAGCCGGAGACTCGTTCCGACACGCTGGGCCATAACGGCAGTGGACCAGACTATATCCAATAAGCTCTTACACGAAGTTAGAACTTACGACACTATCAACTATGTCGAGGTTTACCATGGCGGTTATCTTGGCAATTACTTCACCGTCATATTGATTCCAGGGAGCTATGAAGCAGAAATGATAGAGGTTTGGCACCCGCTCACACCTTGGACTCGCGTCACCAGTCGTCCTGTATCGTTCCGTATAGTGGAGTATCCTAGCCTTCGCATCGAGCCACTTGATGGAGGCTATATAGCTGCTAGGCTCGCCGTGGCAGAGCATCTCTACCGCCGCAGAAGACAAGCCAAGGTACTCATAGTGAGAGAGATTACTAGAGACTACTATGCTCCAGTCGGTAACTGGCATATTCGCGAAACAGTCCGGAGAATACTGTCATCAAAACCAATAGCTACGTTAGATGATGTAGACTCGGCCATACCCATAGTGGAGAAGCTGGCAAAATCGAGAGAGGCTGCTGTCGAGGCTAGGAATAGCCGGCTTCTAAGGAAGATACGGTCCTCTGCCACTCTAGACATGTTTCTGAAGAGGTAACATCTACGCAGGGCTACATTGAAGAGGTAGCTACCATTTAACCCTACAACATTACACGAGACTTCTAGTGCTGGGGGTGGACTGTGCCCCAGCTCTCAACAGGGCTCATTATAGCTGGTGCGTATGCGGATAAGCTGCGCCGCGTACTATTTGCTCAGCTGAAGAACGATATCAAGAGTGGCAAGATAGACTCCAAGCAAGTTGCACGCCGTGCAGGCGAAATGAATCGTCTCCTCTTCGAGATCCTTGTTAACAGGTTAAAGCTCGACAAGGGCGATGCAGTCCGTATACGTGTAGAGTACGAACTCAGGGATGGTGACATAGTCTGGAGGCTAAATACGCTAAGGATAGAAGCTTTCCGGAGAATACCCGACAGCGACATAGAGAAGGCTATACGCGATGTAGTCGAGAAGGCTGAAGATGTTCTAGCCCGGCCAGAAACAGAAGAAGAGCGCTTATGGACCACGAGAACCGAGGCCGAGGTCGAGCATGAGATAAAAGAGTCGCAAAAGCAGGAAAAGCCTCCAGTAGAACTG
The window above is part of the Pyrodictium delaneyi genome. Proteins encoded here:
- a CDS encoding transcriptional regulator, with amino-acid sequence MEKLDLSNVPLRPTSKREIKLLETALIVGTLYRPDIMELIKDPLEKATWLDSLAVAAAALAREKAGYTVSQIAEELGRSETTIRAHLSGKTKAGKIVRETYEKIARGELELTIPFISSEAQELREELERLRHENEKLKREIEKCQDVEAVRKQLEEIRQEIEKLEAEKRELETRLEECSEKTRLLDEVRKIVCSSE
- the prf1 gene encoding peptide chain release factor aRF-1, which produces MQDAQKLTVDKRMLKQIIKELKKWKAPATVLLSLYIPPGRPISDVASLLRTEYSITDNIKLKRTRDAVQRALSAAMDRLSRIQKLPPNGLVLFCGEDMETRDFICLMFSPPEPVPVFFYRTDKWFHTEFLEEMVEHEETFGLVIVERDQATIGLLKGSRIQVLEEMEGYVPGKHHKGGQSQRRFDRQIEQFVKGFYREVAEAMNKHFLPLIQKNVLKAIIIGGPGYAKQDFLEEAKDFLDYRVRQKIAKETIDVAYQGEAGLRELVIKASDVITKNKYAELVKAIEEFKLHLAKDDGLAVYGDKMVKQALQMGALKFIILDENRDDADALADEAKKYSTQVYFLSGDIPEAEWIRKTFKGLVGVLRFRLT
- a CDS encoding Nre family DNA repair protein, whose amino-acid sequence is MGRRIPPQLCARCKGYKKLCGLSTCPILEKFRLQAAAVSRLQRGREVEGATPPSIVVGEAGYPRVPILFNIPPETYGEDAHLYDAPEVWRETRPSLRELLRLRSGLVASLTRLDARNPWRLYEKEFSLAAVSERAVESRAVLAKPPLPSLRFDGILAPQGPTAPAERIDVEGSPKPPRRLEKLIWDDAKSSDAIIELYQSGLDIYLLIRALSLGLLGRLRSRRLVPTRWAITAVDQTISNKLLHEVRTYDTINYVEVYHGGYLGNYFTVILIPGSYEAEMIEVWHPLTPWTRVTSRPVSFRIVEYPSLRIEPLDGGYIAARLAVAEHLYRRRRQAKVLIVREITRDYYAPVGNWHIRETVRRILSSKPIATLDDVDSAIPIVEKLAKSREAAVEARNSRLLRKIRSSATLDMFLKR
- a CDS encoding DUF2258 domain-containing protein encodes the protein MPQLSTGLIIAGAYADKLRRVLFAQLKNDIKSGKIDSKQVARRAGEMNRLLFEILVNRLKLDKGDAVRIRVEYELRDGDIVWRLNTLRIEAFRRIPDSDIEKAIRDVVEKAEDVLARPETEEERLWTTRTEAEVEHEIKESQKQEKPPVELAEAIVYGRTRRDEHLAILKDENENNVGLAILSGQDNITRIVVVLVPGKDAYKTELTVDTKIEELSNNPEKIVEAVKHASFEKISRSEAEKIIREKMEEML